TAGCGGCCGCAATTTTATCTACTGTCCATTTCTGGTGCTTTACTGCGTCGCTGATTAGGTTCTCCAGGAAAAGTGATATTCTCATTGATCCATGTTAAAATTTCATGGGAATTCCTACTATGATGTTAGAGGGCTTTCTCACCGACAGCGTCAAAAAATAATATCCACATTTctgaaaatgtaatttaaaaatagAGACAAGAGCGAATTGcgattactttttacttgaaacAATAggacacattcattcattcatcttctgaaccgcttatcctcacgaggtgcTGCatacactcacacctacggacaatttggagtgttcaatcggaCTACCGTGTttttgtgatgtgacacaaaacCGGGTTCAATAGGAAACAATGGACTGTTAATCCCCATAAAAACAGTAACTTTAGTTTtttgtcaaaatgtttttgtgaacgtATTACTCTTTTCAAATCAgattaaacacaaacaaaaccGTTGGccgttttaaacatttaaagacGGAGGGGGGAGGGTCATATACCTATTCTTGGCACCTAGCACGTTAAAGCAacgacggaaaaaaaaaaaaaaaaaaaaaaccctcagcCATCAACAACGATTTAGACGACCTGCCTATGTATTTTGATGTAAACCTGTTTACAAAATGTATAGGAAGCTTTACTTTGTTCTTGGTTTAACTTAGATGGATGCTAACACAACATCGGTCGGCTAAGCAGCAAAACACTGTATGAACTACGGAAAATGTGAACGACTCAGACGGGTATTCGACGCTCGTCGTGAATtacctctcaaaaaaaaaaaaaaaatatgagcaaCAACGTTACCTGCATCTTTGTGGGAGCTCGGCAACTTTGTAGAATAGCTTTAACTCTTCCTCAGAAAAAACACTGCCGCcaactttttcaaaatgtctcttcttcttcttctctttATTTCTGGCAGACTTGACGTCGGTGTGGCGTGTTCAGGGTTGCCAGATCAGTTTCCAGCTCAATCACACAGTAAAACCTGCCGAGTTCAAGAAAACGCTGCAAAATGACAACCTACTGTTCAAGATAAGGAAGTTTCCCTTTTGCAACTCAAGGTCAATTTTGATATTCTAACCAGAAAAGAATAAATCAAGAGGAAGACACATTGTAAATCACTCATGGTTTTATCGATAAGCACTGTCAGATGTAgttctttttaaaaaaggttCAGACTATTACTTCGGTAGACAATTATGTTTACTCATTATTAAACGTCAAAATACATGTTTGTTGATCGAAATCACTGTCGAAGTAAGACTGACTTTTTTTGCGCCCATTCAAAGCGCATTCTAGCTTTTAATGTTGTTTATTAATTTACAATACATCTAATGCATTCTAATGTTGTCATTTTTAGAATTATTTTGTTAGATTGACCGTGTACCTCCAAATAAGAAATTACAGTGCACAACATCACGCGCTGTGAGGCGCTAAAATGCCAGATTAGAGCAAAAGATGCTGCTAAAAGAAAGCGATGTACGTAGCTGAACCTCCACTGTTAAATTTTTATGTCTACACCTTAAAACTAATCAGAACGGTTCCTTGAAAACAGCAATTTTCCCCCCGAAATTTTATGGACCCACCCAACGCATTTTTCTCCCACTACAGGTCTTTGAAAACAGCACAATTGGGCGGGAACTCATCCAATCTGGCAACACTGCGCGTGTTTCCGCCTTTCAATGGCGGTGTACTTTATTCATTCGGATCCATCCATAAATAACAGAAGCAATTTGAGTTCTGTAATCAATTATTctaattaatcagccctgaggggaaaaaattgggCTACACACCTAGAATacgcctaccaaatttcattctgatccGTCCACAAATAATACAGAAGAATCATATTTAGTTTGTGTCCTCCCCAATAAAAAGAATTAGAGGCCTGGATTAAAACAATGATCAGGACTATGAGGTGACATGGTAACCAAACTACAAACATAATtgacaatgatttaaaatatatacaaaaaaaaaaaaaaaacattattacacATTGAAATTCAttggtttttatttttcttgaaaaataatacatataacaTGAAGTTTAAAAACAATccgaaaaataattataatgctACAAGAATCCCCGTTTTTGAACACCGAAAGAGGGAAATGTTTTTAcacaaaattatatatattttttcccattaGCAGAAATGAGGCCACAGGAGCTGTATCTGCCATGAGCTTGTAGCAGGGCTCAATGGTTCAGGGCTCAATGTACTCAATGGATGCAAACAGAAAATTCTATTCCCCGACCAAACAGAACAAACCATACACCTCTAAATTGGACTCATGAAAttctgtggggaaaaaaattccatcCCAGAAAAATATATCAAAACATGTGTGATATAACTAGATTTCTCTAAACAGTCTCTGTACAAAAACAAGAATTTGGAAATAATAGCACCTGATGTCTAATGGTGGTCTGAAATGCACCACTGAAGTGACACCTGCTCCTTGGCTTGTCATTGAACACTTATACAACATTGCCTCCCTCAACAACAATAGGGTAGGATCCAGTTGCCTGATTGATGAGACTCACTTTTATGTTCATGCATGTCTACCAAGTAAACACCTTTTACAACTTAGGGACTCCatttcaaaatttgactttaaaGAATATCAACTCGAAACTGCTGTGCATGAGGCAAAAAGTGACATGTTCAGATTAAACTGAAGGTGCAATTCAATGGATGTGTTGTTGATAACGTCTAATTAATTACCTATAATCCCCCCCTTCAAAAGGTCAGACAAAAAAGGAATCCTGAGTCTCTTTTTAGCTTTTACCAACAGCAGATAAGTGAGTAAGCGCTCTCTGTCAAAACCTCACCCCTGCATAACAGCGTTCCATGTGTACGTGAACGTCCTCACATTGTCATGTCACTTTAAATCCAACTTTAGGATATCCTCTGGATCAGTTTTTCATCCGACAGGCAGTAAAGCGTGTTGACGGATAACTCTGAGATAAAGGATTCGCATGCTTTGCGGGAAACTCCTTTACAGCCTCGCAGGTCGAGTAGCGATATACAAGACAGGCGGCGGAGATACTTCAGACATGTGTCTGTCAGCTTACTGCTCCCTGTCACACAAACAGCAAAACACGTAATGAGTGAAATTGGTGAGCTCAAGTGTAGGCTTGCAAATTGCAATTTCAATCGGCTGCTTCTCACCACACAAGTTGAGTTCTGTTAGCGTATTCCGGGTGGACGAACCCACCGCGGTCAGCAGGTTGATGGAGTGGTCTGTGAGGCTGTTGCAGTGAGAAAGGTCCAGTTTCGTCAAGTGGGGCATGTGGCGGATCACCAGACGTAGGGTGGAGTCGCTGATGTCCAAACCAGCAAGTCGCAAACACTGCATAGCCCTCAAATGACTGCGGTTGTCGCAACCTAAATACAGCACGGCCAGGAAGGAAATAGGCAAGTCTGACATCTCACAGGTATAGTGATTATGTTGTAAAAGaggagtgtccaaactttttttttctgaggaCTGCTTTCAAATCAAATCGAAGGATGCAAGCGTCAACTTGAAATCATTCCactttcatttgttaaacagaggattggaattgggtaaaaaaaagaaaagagtggGTTTTATAATTTACTATTAAgggttaactcactggctgccattgacagagacaGACGCCAATGTCAGGTTTGACCCTGAGCTAGCAGAGAGGCACTGTGTAAGTGACTAGCTCTATCTAGTGTTAAAGATGAGAAGTACAAGGAAATGTAGACTGAATTTAAGATCGTATGAGCATTCTGAATACTTTCATAATTTACAGCAAGCCAGTTAAAACTGGGCAGTGGGCTACACTtgatagtttggacacccctattTTAAATAGTCGTACAATAAAAGATATTTTAATTAGTTCCTTGAACAAGCCCCAAAACAACCCATTTAtacttttttccattgttttttgttgttacatttttctttttatttaaaatctgAAATTTATCACATTACATTAGGATAAAATGATCATTTCTCAAGGAATCTAAAGTTGGAGCACTAGTACAGCAAGATGCCATGTAGTCATGTTAAAGAAGAGGCACCTGGAGGAGTGACCAAATCCCTGATCTGTGCATCTTTGACCCCATCTGCATACCGCACATCCAAAGAGCGGAGGAGAGGACTAGCAGAGGAACAGAGCGCAGAAATCGACGTCCAGGAACAACCTGCCAGCATCAGATCTTTcagacctggaaaataaaacaaTGGAGGTTTGTTGATGTCCCAAAAAAGCTTGGGAAAGAAATTGGAACAGGAATACCTAAATGACAATAAGTGACAATGAGTAAAGCATGAATGTACAATTGGACATAAGGGTCACATAATTACCCGGAAGGCGGCCAACAAGCCAGCTTAGCTGTTTTTTGGAGATGTTGGTCCAGGAAAGATTGAGTGAAGATGGTTGCCTCTTTATAATTCCTGTTAGTGCTTGGGGCGTAACAGTGCGTTTGATACTCAGGTCAATTTGCGTCCAAAGCCGCTTATCAAGACACCTGCACACAAACATTGTCCCGAGGGGTAAGAACAGTaaagtatattttatttttttatggccAACAATTTTGAGTCGTATTGTATGATAAAATTTGCAGCATGAGgataattactgtaattttaggactataagccgctactcccCCCTGCAGCTAAGTCTAGCGCAGCCTATTTTACAAGCAAGCTTTCTGGTGAAATTTGATGGATGCCCCTtattgtccaaaaattacggtactattgcatacactgcacaaaaAAATCAAGGACTTACCATTTGTACCAGTTTTTGCAGACTGCCATACACACACAGAGATCTGCTCGACTCAAGTAGCGGAAGACAGACACCCACACTTCCCTCTCACAGTCCGGCCCACTCCCAATGCCCTCCCTGTCAACTTTGCCCCCTCCTTTCTGTAAGGCTGACAAAGGGATGCGATGGTGTGGACGCTCAGAGGATGAAGACGAGGAAGCACCATTGCTCAGCTTGGCTGTGCTGCTTGACTTTTTTCTTTTGGTGACACCGTGCCCCTCTGAGTGGTGGGAGGTGCGAGTGTGTCCACTGCGAGTGATTGCTGGCACGTGCCTGCTGGAATGTTTGTTGGTGTTTCTGATAGGCGGCCTTATGAGGGTTTTGTTAGGGTTGTGTGTTGACGAGGCGGCTGATTGAGGAGTGATTGCCTCAAGTTTAGGGACAATGGCTGTAGGCGCCTGTTTGTCCTTGGTTGGTCTTTGGAGTGTCACTTTAACCAATGATCCATCAGTGTCCTGCTCCATCTCATTGCCATCACACTCTGCACCATTTTGTTTGGTGTCTCGCTGCTCTTCCTCTTCTCTGTCTTTGGCTGCTCGACCTCCTTGCCTACACTGTGGCAGGTTCTCTTTATCGCCCGCTCGCCCACCATTTTGCACCCTCTCCTCTTCCTCTTCATCAGAGGAGCTACTGTTGGTGCTGCTGCTGCTACTGTCCTCGCTCTCTTCTTCTAACCCCTGATGATACCTACCACCTGTCGTTCCTCTACCAGCTCCTCCTCCACGAAGCCTCACCCCTCTGCCCCGCCCTCTGTGGGCCTCTCCCTTGGGTTCAAAGGTCAGCCTGGTAGAAGACTGTTGCTGAGGGGGTCCAGTCAGTCTGGAAGAGATTCCGAGAGAGGAGCCACTTGGCCACGAGGTGCCCCGACCTCTGCCCTGAGATAGTGTGCTCACTGGAGAGCGCAGGCGAGACTGCAACTTGGCACGCTCCATTGCTTGTTTTTGCTACAAGTATAAAGAAATATTATTCAACACATTTGGCCTTGCATACAGATTTATTGCACAAGTTTGTGTTGCACTTACTGCAAGAATTTTGCTGCGCTCTAGTTTTATctacaataatgaacaaaaatcaaatGGGTTTTTGGTTAGATTACATTAGTACACATAAGAACACCACTGCCAAGTTGTAAAGTATTTTAAGATTTGCCCATGGTTTACCCTTTTCTTGAGTCGAATCTCTAGTAGACTAGCTCTTTTGCGGTTTTGTCGATGCTGTAGTAGCAGTTTCTGAGAGGGTGGCGGGGCTGTGGGTCGGGACGTGGGTCCTGATGGTCTGCCACGTCGGCCCCGCAACAGCTTTTGTCCTACGCCGATACCTTCTCGATATGCAGGTTTGGTCGGGGGCAATGATGTTGAGCTCTCTGATGCTTCACTTTCCTCCTCACTAGAAGACTGCTGTGGAGTGAAGACATAGATCATGTCATTATAATGAGACTATGGGAGTTCAGTGGTTTGAGAAATAATAACTGCATACTTCTGATGCTGATCCTTTGCTGTTGTAACACCTAGGACATTCCCAGCAGCTCGGTAAATCGGTATTCATTTTCCCCTCGCCAGGATCCTGACAAAAAGCCAGTGAGTGTTGCGAGCAGGAACCAGAAAAGACAAAAACCTTTCGATAGGATTCCGTAAATTTGAACCAAACTCACCTTCATGCATCGCCGATGTGTTATCCGTGAGCAAACAGAGCACTCCATTAGTGTGTGAGTGCTTGGATGTGAGTCTTCTGGTTCCCCTTCTTCACAGATGGCACACCGGGCTGTATTTGGCAAAGCAGgctatagaaaaaaataatttggtttgagaacattaaaaaactaagtattttattatttgtttgatTCAAAGAAATCCCAGGCTTGTCAAACTCACCATGAGACACTGTCTCAAGACGCAGCCCTTTTTCATTCTTCCAGGCCCACCAAACTTCCTCATGTCAAGACAGAATTGGCAGTCGCCACATTCTTTCCTGCGGCACCCGGCACAAGTCTTGCACCGCACACGCCGCCGCCTCAAAGCAGAGATGCGCGAGCATTTGTTGGATCTCTGGCTGGAATGCTTGTGTAAGGGATTAGCCAATCGGGGCCGGCAAGGTGGCGCTGGTGGAGGTGACGGGGGTCGGTACCATGATGGCTATAGAAATGATGGCcagagtgaatttttttttttttttttttggtaatgtactgtatgtaaatcaTATTGATGTCATTACAATAAGAAATCTACATTTTTGATTTCAGACACATTGATgcagttttaattgtttgggaTAGAACTGTGAATTTCTTTTATAACTTTGCGATTTATAGCTCACAATACTTACTCTTTTGGGCCACTTGACAATGGGTTCCCCAGTGTAGGACAGCTTGGGGCTATCAGTTACGTGCTCTTTAAGTACAGCCTATACATGAACAGAGATGGGGGGACACAATGATTAGAAATTTGAGACTTATGTGAATTCAGTTCTGTAAGATATTATTATGTTGTATTGGCTAGATACCTACTCTCATATCTTCGAGTAAGGCTTCAGCATTCTCGATCCCAGAAGGAATGCACTTCTTGTTTGCAGGCAATTCCTCCAGCTTCCCTACAAGGTTCCACAGCCCCTCAAGTTCAAAAGGGGTCAATATATGCTGTGGTTTGATTATGTGATCGTTTCCGTCCATTTGGATTTCTTCATCTTCAGATTCCTTTgattttatttcaacatcaCAGTCAACACCATTAGTGGTACCATTGCCTGTATTGTTATTTATCCTGAGATCTGCTTGTGTCAGCCCTGTATTGAAAAAACTTGTAAATATCAAAGAGACAAGACAGAATACTTGTGTCAGGAATCCTAACCTATGCCAAGGGAGTACTTTTGGAACTCAGGGGTGAGGTGTGAGATGTTTGTCAGGCAGTAGAGGTATCGCTCCAGGACATACCAGCACATCTCATAGTAAAATGGGTAGCGAAACTTCGCTGGGACCTAAAAAGGACCAAAAGCACATATGTACGGTATATGTTTTAAAAATCCACTTCCTCAACAAAGTGGTAACCAGCCAAACCAGGATTGTTTTCCTAGAACAAATAAACATCATAATATTCTATACTTCACCGATCACTGGTGGTGAATGACAAAAAGTGTTGTGTAAAtaattaagggtgtaacagtacatgtatttgtactgaaccgtttcggtacgtagtcctcggttcggaacggaggcgtaccaaacgagtttctgacgtaatgtaacccttacttttcgaggctgtgagttgatcaggttacagtttctttgtgtagattatatttactccgtcttctctactataatgaggaccaacacagtatgacagtataacccagaaacgtcaatggcgcagttaaacgcgggcgttaaagtcaatcagccaatgcacaccagtcgcagtgcggccgcgtgttagacgcgtcccagaagcggctcaacaagacgcacgcgaaaagaacggcagagtttattatttgatgcgagacgcgaccctcctgcgtcaatactactaccggtcgcTAGAATCGggcaggccggaagtcactcgtgtaaaaatatggtggatctggtcgattttcaaactaatatgcaatcgtaacccactttttgagtccatcagatctcttgagtggtagatcggaacacagttgacttgtctttgttgatttactgctgtcttctctgctataataataaccaacacagccccgtgttcaatacaaaaccctcctaccacaacaaaacaagtaggaactaatattcacataggaactaaagttatacaacataaaatacacaatataaatgaatactacatcacatttgtaaatataaacacataataaaataatagccatttaaataaaataaattgaaatgagctaaaacacctgtaattaaataataataatacaaagatcctgcttacacaattaaatttattaatttctttgtggcgctttaacttgagaaaatccaccaataaatcttttgaaaaccaatcataagaaaaaaaaatgattcattgaggcatttcatttgtaaaatacatgttaaaatctttgtcattgggattgcttttctctttagcacaggacttcttttttcttttctttcagaaagaaagctgaccaatacgcggggtctgaaaggcaaattgttgttggattatctttaaatacccgctactttttgagcagaattctagctttgtgtaggctaatgttcctattgttgaaagcacaaaggtgtgtaataaaaaactaccacatttatattttgcattttgttttcttactgcaccgaaaatgaactgaaccgtgatttcaaaaccgaggtacgtaccgaaccgagatttttgtgtacagtTACACCGGACCCCTATAAATAATGTAAGATTTATAGGTCGCGCTGCTTACCCGAGTGCGATCTTCAATACTGTAGATGTTGAGCTGCATGGGAATATTAAAGCTGTGAAGAAAATTGCCTCCAAACACTAGGGTGTCCTCGGGTGTGTACACAGCATGGATCCACCCTGCAATGACACCCCCCAAAAACAATGTTGTGTTTTATCGATGTAGCAGAGAGCCAGCATATTTATGGATTTGTGACCGACCTGAAGGAATCATGAAGGTGTTGCCCTGCTTGAGCTCAATTCTCTGGCAGTCATGACACTTGTCACCCAAGAATATGTCTCCCTGTTTTCCTGATAGAACCCAGTTCTCATACATCTCCAGGTTCTGAGGACTAGGTGGAATTAACCAAAACACCTGCAGGAGTCACAGGTGAAATGGCATCAGAACAGGTTGAAATAAAGTTAGGCAAAGATATTCACATTTATAGAATGGTGATAGAAGTACATTTTCATCTACTCGTGCAAACTGTAAATTTGCGCACAAAAAATTCCATCAGTTTTAAATGGGGACGTCCCGTTCTGATTACGTGATCAGAAAttgggccgatcgcgccatttctcagaggatcggaatcgggtgaaaagaatgggttttttaattaaaaataatatttttaaggttttctgcttcatgctcatacagcctctcactgcccctcctgctgctttttttggtcagcagtagggatgggaatcgaaatccgattccaattcggaaccggttccgagtgtttcgaggcctcgacatcacaatgaaaaagccttaacgatccctaaagacgcatattgcatcgtgacgtgtcttgttgtccagacgcatcaaactagcatggcgccaagaaccactcgctccaaagtttggctacacttcaccaggaaaaagggtgaaaatgaaaggttacgatagtttagcacgagcgttgccgccgtaaacataacaatgacgtaggttcgaacgctcgaaagtgtgtcttcacttcacgaggaaaaattacaacaaagcgacttgcagtcattgcgagatggaaataactgcatcgggagggaatagactgcactgtcctcactgagacgctaaggctcagtcctggctatacagctagctaaactcccaaatgacgatgcagaagacgttggtataatttgctgactttattcaaccatcacttgaaactaaaaatagaaatgaaacaaagcaatttcgtccccaataacaaacaggttcgcatcaacgtaaatcagcgatgattagctgctaacacagtcataacaaacagttagcatacgttcgctagcattagcacatcgtttaaaccactacacaactggatttaagtgtccaatcgcgagtggaaacaacaacaacacagaagatgatacatacaggcgttggctctgtggatattttacaaacattaacaaagaacgtaggctcgtggcagtgtttccctttctcactaactcgctcactggcttggatgcggcatttcttcttcttcgcgctcttcttcgcgtgaggaagcgcaagggcgccaccacttgagcgtgaaagcgccataaaaactaaaaaggcatgcatttcaatatactggtaaataaaaacaattccagagagcattttgaattttttttgttttttttttctccctcagtagtgttatttatttcctggcctttttcagtgaataactcaaagagggttatttggttattatctatttaattaatagtgctattatttttttttattattattatattatattattatttttattttatttacttttgttccgagaagaatccacagagggttatttgattgtggctttctgaaaaacaatattttttttacatttcgcactcctgcaatcgtcacactttttctgttacaaactgaccccggcctctcatcagagaagggaaaagttatttggccctcacaggaaaaagtttggggacattgccaaaggcagaacaacgacctatatgccaaaatataccaatatttttt
This Corythoichthys intestinalis isolate RoL2023-P3 chromosome 11, ASM3026506v1, whole genome shotgun sequence DNA region includes the following protein-coding sequences:
- the kdm2ab gene encoding lysine-specific demethylase 2A isoform X2: MEDPHTRYSKRLRTGTRRRYQDDGISDDEIEGRRMFDLDEKLQCSRFGSELVKHMEGKDFTFEYIQREGLRDPIIFEKDEGLGIQMPDSDFSVSDVKVFVGSRRIVDVMDVNTQKGIEMSMAQWRRYYETPPSEREKLYNVISLEFSHTRLENLVQRPASVDLIDWVDNMWPRHLKERQRDSTNAIIDMHYPKVQKYCLMSVQGCFTDFHIDFGGTSVWYHILRGGKVFWLIPPSPQNLEMYENWVLSGKQGDIFLGDKCHDCQRIELKQGNTFMIPSGWIHAVYTPEDTLVFGGNFLHSFNIPMQLNIYSIEDRTRVPAKFRYPFYYEMCWYVLERYLYCLTNISHLTPEFQKYSLGIGLTQADLRINNNTGNGTTNGVDCDVEIKSKESEDEEIQMDGNDHIIKPQHILTPFELEGLWNLVGKLEELPANKKCIPSGIENAEALLEDMRAVLKEHVTDSPKLSYTGEPIVKWPKRPSWYRPPSPPPAPPCRPRLANPLHKHSSQRSNKCSRISALRRRRVRCKTCAGCRRKECGDCQFCLDMRKFGGPGRMKKGCVLRQCLMPALPNTARCAICEEGEPEDSHPSTHTLMECSVCSRITHRRCMKDPGEGKMNTDLPSCWECPRCYNSKGSASESSSEEESEASESSTSLPPTKPAYREGIGVGQKLLRGRRGRPSGPTSRPTAPPPSQKLLLQHRQNRKRASLLEIRLKKRIKLERSKILAQKQAMERAKLQSRLRSPVSTLSQGRGRGTSWPSGSSLGISSRLTGPPQQQSSTRLTFEPKGEAHRGRGRGVRLRGGGAGRGTTGGRYHQGLEEESEDSSSSSTNSSSSDEEEEERVQNGGRAGDKENLPQCRQGGRAAKDREEEEQRDTKQNGAECDGNEMEQDTDGSLVKVTLQRPTKDKQAPTAIVPKLEAITPQSAASSTHNPNKTLIRPPIRNTNKHSSRHVPAITRSGHTRTSHHSEGHGVTKRKKSSSTAKLSNGASSSSSSERPHHRIPLSALQKGGGKVDREGIGSGPDCEREVWVSVFRYLSRADLCVCMAVCKNWYKWCLDKRLWTQIDLSIKRTVTPQALTGIIKRQPSSLNLSWTNISKKQLSWLVGRLPGLKDLMLAGCSWTSISALCSSASPLLRSLDVRYADGVKDAQIRDLVTPPGCDNRSHLRAMQCLRLAGLDISDSTLRLVIRHMPHLTKLDLSHCNSLTDHSINLLTAVGSSTRNTLTELNLCGSSKLTDTCLKYLRRLSCISLLDLRGCKGVSRKACESFISELSVNTLYCLSDEKLIQRIS
- the kdm2ab gene encoding lysine-specific demethylase 2A isoform X1; its protein translation is MEDPHTRYSKRLRTGTRRRYQDDGISDDEIEGRRMFDLDEKLQCSRFGSELVKHMEGKDFTFEYIQREGLRDPIIFEKDEGLGIQMPDSDFSVSDVKVFVGSRRIVDVMDVNTQKGIEMSMAQWRRYYETPPSEREKLYNVISLEFSHTRLENLVQRPASVDLIDWVDNMWPRHLKERQRDSTNAIIDMHYPKVQKYCLMSVQGCFTDFHIDFGGTSVWYHILRGGKVFWLIPPSPQNLEMYENWVLSGKQGDIFLGDKCHDCQRIELKQGNTFMIPSGWIHAVYTPEDTLVFGGNFLHSFNIPMQLNIYSIEDRTRVPAKFRYPFYYEMCWYVLERYLYCLTNISHLTPEFQKYSLGIGLTQADLRINNNTGNGTTNGVDCDVEIKSKESEDEEIQMDGNDHIIKPQHILTPFELEGLWNLVGKLEELPANKKCIPSGIENAEALLEDMRAVLKEHVTDSPKLSYTGEPIVKWPKRPSWYRPPSPPPAPPCRPRLANPLHKHSSQRSNKCSRISALRRRRVRCKTCAGCRRKECGDCQFCLDMRKFGGPGRMKKGCVLRQCLMPALPNTARCAICEEGEPEDSHPSTHTLMECSVCSRITHRRCMKDPGEGKMNTDLPSCWECPRCYNSKGSASEQSSSEEESEASESSTSLPPTKPAYREGIGVGQKLLRGRRGRPSGPTSRPTAPPPSQKLLLQHRQNRKRASLLEIRLKKRIKLERSKILAQKQAMERAKLQSRLRSPVSTLSQGRGRGTSWPSGSSLGISSRLTGPPQQQSSTRLTFEPKGEAHRGRGRGVRLRGGGAGRGTTGGRYHQGLEEESEDSSSSSTNSSSSDEEEEERVQNGGRAGDKENLPQCRQGGRAAKDREEEEQRDTKQNGAECDGNEMEQDTDGSLVKVTLQRPTKDKQAPTAIVPKLEAITPQSAASSTHNPNKTLIRPPIRNTNKHSSRHVPAITRSGHTRTSHHSEGHGVTKRKKSSSTAKLSNGASSSSSSERPHHRIPLSALQKGGGKVDREGIGSGPDCEREVWVSVFRYLSRADLCVCMAVCKNWYKWCLDKRLWTQIDLSIKRTVTPQALTGIIKRQPSSLNLSWTNISKKQLSWLVGRLPGLKDLMLAGCSWTSISALCSSASPLLRSLDVRYADGVKDAQIRDLVTPPGCDNRSHLRAMQCLRLAGLDISDSTLRLVIRHMPHLTKLDLSHCNSLTDHSINLLTAVGSSTRNTLTELNLCGSSKLTDTCLKYLRRLSCISLLDLRGCKGVSRKACESFISELSVNTLYCLSDEKLIQRIS